The Novipirellula caenicola genome includes a region encoding these proteins:
- the glgB gene encoding 1,4-alpha-glucan branching protein GlgB, with product MSQKQTTASKQAVPIVQQASAPQATPAKPTTPLTQAPPAKPVSDVASRVAQAPERYHWLGAHLETRDEVEGARFAVWAPNATEVSVLTDGNGWQHGADWLTGSDSGVWTGFVPGVKHGTSYKYGIRTKHGEVLHKADPFAFYAEHPPATASIVYDLDRYTWKDDAWMEKRSKSDWLHEPMSIYEVHLPSWKRPWDGRRYHSYHELAEMLVEHVKSLGFTHIELMPITEFPFDGSWGYQVTSYFAPTSRFGEPDDFRYFVDYCHQNGIGVIMDWVPAHFPYDAHGLARFDGTGLYEHDDPKQGFHPDWKTHIFNYGRHEVRDFLHASARFWLKEYHIDGLRVDAVASMLYLDYSRNDGEWVPNCFGGNENFEAIQFMKDMNTHLHADFPGAITLAEESTSFGGVSRPVYTGGLGFGMKWDMGWMHDTLEYMKRDPIHRKYHQNELTFRSVYAYSENFVLPLSHDEVVHGKGSLISRMPGDDWQKFANMRLLFGYQYAVPGKKLMFMGCEFGQWSEWNYEQQLDWALLEYRFHDGLQRFVGDLNRLHKDYPALHELDCDPAGFSWIAADDAAKSIYTFCRTSRDGQQVVVVVNFTPSTHSNYRVGVPEKGAYVEILNSDAEVYGGSNFGNLGAKETIDEESHGRPYSLELNIPPLAIMMLSLDKPT from the coding sequence ATGTCGCAAAAACAAACCACCGCGTCCAAGCAAGCGGTCCCAATTGTGCAACAAGCCTCGGCACCTCAAGCGACCCCCGCCAAGCCCACCACTCCGCTGACCCAAGCTCCACCCGCAAAACCCGTATCCGATGTCGCTTCGCGTGTCGCTCAAGCGCCCGAACGCTACCATTGGCTCGGAGCTCACTTGGAAACCCGCGATGAAGTCGAGGGTGCCCGGTTTGCTGTATGGGCTCCTAACGCGACCGAGGTCAGCGTGTTGACCGACGGCAACGGCTGGCAACACGGCGCCGATTGGCTGACCGGCAGCGACTCAGGCGTTTGGACTGGCTTTGTTCCCGGAGTCAAACATGGCACATCGTACAAGTATGGGATCCGCACCAAACATGGCGAAGTCTTGCACAAGGCGGACCCCTTTGCGTTTTACGCCGAGCATCCTCCGGCAACCGCTTCGATCGTGTACGACCTCGATCGCTACACCTGGAAGGATGATGCATGGATGGAAAAACGCAGCAAGAGCGATTGGCTTCACGAACCAATGTCGATCTACGAGGTTCACTTGCCGTCCTGGAAACGGCCTTGGGATGGACGTCGCTACCATAGCTATCACGAGTTAGCAGAAATGTTGGTCGAGCATGTCAAATCGCTTGGCTTCACTCACATTGAATTGATGCCGATCACCGAGTTTCCCTTCGATGGATCGTGGGGCTACCAAGTGACAAGTTACTTTGCGCCGACGAGTCGCTTTGGCGAACCTGACGATTTCCGCTATTTTGTCGACTATTGTCATCAAAACGGCATCGGGGTGATCATGGATTGGGTTCCCGCCCACTTCCCCTATGACGCGCACGGGTTGGCACGTTTTGATGGCACCGGGCTGTATGAACATGACGACCCCAAACAAGGTTTCCATCCAGATTGGAAGACCCACATTTTCAATTATGGTCGTCACGAAGTCCGTGACTTCTTGCACGCCAGTGCTCGATTTTGGTTGAAGGAGTATCACATCGATGGACTGCGAGTCGACGCGGTTGCATCGATGTTGTATTTGGACTATTCGCGGAACGATGGCGAATGGGTACCGAATTGTTTTGGTGGCAACGAAAACTTTGAAGCCATCCAGTTCATGAAAGACATGAACACTCATCTGCATGCCGATTTTCCTGGGGCGATCACCCTTGCCGAAGAATCAACGTCGTTCGGCGGGGTTTCGCGTCCCGTTTATACCGGCGGCCTAGGCTTCGGCATGAAGTGGGACATGGGATGGATGCACGACACGCTGGAGTACATGAAACGCGACCCGATCCATCGCAAGTATCATCAAAACGAATTGACGTTCCGTTCGGTCTACGCTTACAGCGAAAACTTTGTCCTGCCGCTTTCGCATGACGAAGTGGTTCACGGCAAAGGATCATTGATCTCGCGAATGCCGGGGGATGATTGGCAAAAATTTGCCAACATGCGATTGCTGTTCGGTTACCAATACGCTGTCCCAGGCAAGAAATTGATGTTCATGGGCTGCGAGTTTGGCCAGTGGTCCGAATGGAATTATGAACAGCAGTTGGATTGGGCGTTATTGGAGTACCGGTTCCATGATGGTTTGCAGCGTTTTGTCGGCGATTTGAACCGTTTACACAAGGATTACCCCGCGCTGCACGAACTCGACTGCGACCCCGCCGGATTCTCGTGGATCGCCGCGGACGATGCAGCCAAAAGCATCTACACGTTCTGCCGCACGTCACGTGACGGGCAACAAGTGGTCGTGGTCGTCAACTTCACGCCCTCGACGCACTCGAATTACCGTGTCGGCGTTCCTGAAAAAGGAGCTTATGTCGAGATTTTGAACAGCGACGCGGAAGTCTATGGAGGCAGCAATTTTGGCAATCTGGGGGCCAAAGAAACGATTGACGAAGAAAGTCATGGTCGCCCCTACAGTCTCGAGCTGAACATTCCTCCGCTAGCGATTATGATGTTGTCACTCGACAAACCTACCTAA
- a CDS encoding BPSS1187 family protein: MSLLVCVSTVMAAPPSFDDPDPQHYKFTTRASEIDSRVKSHPEINFLIETDKGKPADLQHASVDTRVAPRGELVIWLMGHNSGLFDRLNSYGLHAMQVHYANKWFGICCQEKPVGEHCRGNIRLEAATGEDFSDEVDIPKPDGMMQRAYQYVKWLAKENPQGKWEQFLSEDGKDLRWDKVIISGASHGSTTAARFAKHVKVARVVALCGPRDQYQTWQALPSATPENRYFGFSHVLDGGWTADHYCRSWELIGMHKFGPIVNVDKVPFPYQNTRRLVTDFDVKGDANAAHSSVQPGSRAYRDKATGKFMHEDVWRYLYTHPVELVGQPTAMDSNCNKEQQQ; encoded by the coding sequence GTGAGTTTGCTTGTTTGTGTATCGACCGTGATGGCGGCACCGCCATCGTTTGATGATCCCGATCCTCAGCATTACAAGTTCACGACGCGAGCGAGCGAGATCGATTCGCGAGTCAAATCGCATCCCGAAATCAATTTCCTAATCGAAACCGACAAAGGGAAACCAGCCGACCTGCAACATGCTTCGGTCGACACCCGCGTCGCCCCTCGGGGCGAGCTGGTGATTTGGTTGATGGGACACAACAGCGGACTTTTCGATCGGCTAAACAGCTACGGACTGCACGCGATGCAAGTCCATTACGCCAACAAATGGTTTGGCATTTGTTGCCAAGAGAAACCGGTCGGCGAACATTGCCGAGGCAACATTCGTCTTGAGGCGGCCACGGGAGAAGACTTCAGTGACGAAGTCGACATCCCTAAACCCGATGGAATGATGCAGCGAGCCTATCAGTACGTGAAATGGTTGGCCAAAGAAAACCCGCAAGGCAAATGGGAACAATTCCTTAGCGAGGACGGCAAGGATCTGCGTTGGGACAAGGTGATCATTTCCGGAGCATCGCACGGCTCGACCACCGCAGCCCGCTTTGCCAAACACGTCAAAGTCGCTCGCGTCGTGGCGTTGTGTGGCCCGCGTGACCAATACCAAACATGGCAAGCGTTACCCTCAGCAACCCCCGAGAACCGTTACTTTGGTTTCTCGCATGTGTTGGACGGCGGCTGGACCGCCGACCACTATTGCCGCAGCTGGGAATTGATCGGGATGCACAAGTTTGGCCCGATCGTGAACGTCGACAAAGTACCGTTCCCTTACCAAAACACTCGTCGGCTAGTCACCGATTTTGATGTCAAAGGAGACGCCAATGCCGCACACAGCAGCGTTCAGCCTGGCAGCCGGGCTTATCGAGATAAAGCAACCGGCAAATTCATGCACGAAGACGTTTGGCGTTATCTGTACACTCATCCGGTCGAATTGGTTGGCCAACCCACCGCGATGGACAGCAACTGTAACAAAGAACAACAGCAGTAG